The proteins below come from a single Candidatus Acetothermia bacterium genomic window:
- the infC gene encoding translation initiation factor IF-3, whose protein sequence is MRKGDGPIKRKFRVNEEIRSREVLLIDIDGRNLGVTPVDRALALAREKGLDLVEVAPEANPVVCKIVNFGKYRYQLEKREKKQQKPARLKEVKFTIQTGEHDFQTKLSRIREFLNDGHKVRVSVFFKGRQIIHLGKGEEMLARVAATTQDIAKVDQNATSKGRTLQMLLVPLPRKGGRGEEKDTQGVGEAAQDHGQR, encoded by the coding sequence ATGCGAAAGGGGGATGGTCCTATTAAGCGAAAGTTCCGCGTAAACGAAGAGATCCGGTCGCGGGAGGTGCTCCTGATCGACATCGATGGCCGCAACCTGGGGGTGACCCCAGTAGACCGGGCGCTGGCCCTGGCCAGGGAGAAGGGCCTTGATCTCGTGGAGGTGGCGCCGGAGGCGAACCCGGTGGTGTGCAAGATCGTGAACTTCGGGAAGTACCGGTACCAGCTGGAGAAACGGGAGAAGAAGCAGCAAAAGCCGGCACGGCTCAAGGAGGTCAAGTTCACGATCCAGACCGGGGAGCACGATTTCCAGACGAAGCTCTCTCGAATCCGAGAGTTCCTGAACGACGGACACAAGGTGCGGGTTTCCGTGTTCTTCAAGGGACGGCAGATCATCCACCTCGGCAAAGGGGAGGAGATGCTGGCCCGGGTCGCAGCTACGACCCAGGACATCGCCAAGGTGGATCAGAACGCGACGAGCAAGGGCCGGACGCTACAGATGCTGCTGGTCCCCCTACCCCGCAAAGGAGGTCGCGGTGAAGAAAAGGACACACAAGGCGTCGGCGAAGCGGCTCAAGATCACGGCCAGCGGTAG
- the rplU gene encoding 50S ribosomal protein L21: MYGVVEIGGKQYHVEPGMEVVHEVVPGVGVGDTITFDRVLLLRNGDGVAIGRPYLSGVKVVAEVREVGRGKKAVVQRFAPKKGYRRKKGYRQPYMRTRIVAIEKD, from the coding sequence ATGTACGGTGTTGTGGAGATCGGAGGCAAGCAGTACCACGTCGAGCCTGGGATGGAGGTCGTCCACGAGGTCGTTCCCGGCGTCGGTGTCGGGGACACGATCACGTTCGATCGGGTCCTCCTCCTGCGCAACGGTGATGGGGTGGCCATTGGCCGGCCGTACCTCTCAGGGGTCAAGGTGGTGGCGGAGGTCCGAGAGGTGGGGCGGGGCAAGAAGGCCGTGGTCCAGCGGTTCGCCCCCAAGAAGGGGTATCGCCGGAAGAAGGGCTACCGCCAGCCCTACATGCGGACGAGGATCGTGGCCATCGAGAAGGATTAG
- the obgE gene encoding GTPase ObgE, with translation MWLDEAKIHVASGRGGDGLISFHRTRHNPRGSPDGGNGGRGGDVILRASRSMSTLLHFQNQVHFRAQDGAPGGPNGCQGGQGADLVVPVPVGTVVRDLLTGEVLADLMADGQEVVIARGGCGGRGNKAFTTATRQAPRIREFGEPGEERWLRLELRVLADVGIVGFPNVGKSSLLSRVSSKKAKVAPYPFTTLAPNLGLVRVGESASFVMADLPGLIEGAHEGKGLGDRFLRHASRAKLLLHLLDLARVEGRDPLGDYHVLRRELEAWEDLAGKPEVVAGNKVDLLTPDQVATEVARFKEEGIELHPISAVTGQGVRELIAHLWARMQALPSPPVTPRPRQRVWRLTPEARPFEVVEEDGALTVRGPAVEQLVHRLDLSTRDAQEYLIERLERLGVMAALRRRGLAPGRSVRIGGVEFELAG, from the coding sequence ATGTGGCTCGATGAGGCGAAGATCCATGTCGCCTCCGGGCGGGGCGGGGACGGTTTGATCAGCTTCCACCGCACCCGTCATAACCCGCGCGGCTCCCCGGACGGGGGCAACGGAGGCCGCGGTGGGGATGTGATCCTGCGTGCCAGCCGGTCCATGAGCACCCTCCTCCACTTCCAGAACCAGGTTCACTTCCGCGCCCAGGACGGGGCACCGGGCGGGCCCAACGGCTGCCAGGGGGGGCAAGGCGCAGACCTCGTGGTGCCCGTCCCGGTGGGGACGGTGGTGCGGGACCTCCTCACCGGTGAGGTCCTGGCCGACCTCATGGCCGACGGCCAGGAGGTGGTCATCGCTCGCGGTGGCTGCGGAGGGCGAGGCAACAAGGCGTTCACCACCGCTACCCGCCAGGCGCCGCGGATCCGGGAGTTCGGCGAGCCCGGGGAGGAACGGTGGCTCAGGCTGGAGCTGCGGGTGCTCGCCGATGTGGGGATCGTGGGTTTCCCCAACGTGGGCAAGTCGTCGCTCCTGTCCCGCGTCTCCTCGAAGAAGGCCAAGGTCGCCCCGTACCCGTTCACCACCTTGGCCCCTAACCTGGGCCTGGTACGGGTCGGAGAGTCGGCGTCGTTCGTGATGGCCGACCTTCCGGGCCTGATCGAGGGGGCACACGAGGGGAAGGGCCTCGGCGATCGGTTCCTGCGCCACGCCTCCCGGGCCAAGCTCCTCCTCCACCTCCTGGACCTGGCCCGGGTCGAGGGCCGCGACCCCCTTGGGGATTACCATGTCCTGCGGCGGGAGCTTGAGGCGTGGGAGGACCTGGCAGGGAAGCCGGAGGTGGTGGCCGGAAACAAGGTGGACCTCCTGACCCCGGACCAGGTGGCGACGGAGGTGGCGCGGTTCAAGGAGGAAGGGATCGAGCTCCACCCCATCTCGGCCGTGACCGGGCAGGGGGTGCGGGAGTTGATCGCCCACCTGTGGGCGCGGATGCAGGCACTCCCTTCCCCGCCGGTCACGCCCCGGCCACGGCAGCGGGTGTGGCGGCTGACCCCGGAGGCACGGCCGTTCGAGGTGGTGGAGGAGGACGGGGCGCTCACGGTGCGGGGCCCGGCGGTGGAGCAACTGGTCCACCGCCTCGATCTCTCCACCCGCGACGCCCAGGAGTACCTCATAGAGCGGCTGGAGCGGCTGGGGGTGATGGCCGCCCTTCGGCGGCGGGGCCTGGCCCCGGGCCGGAGCGTGCGCATCGGCGGGGTGGAGTTTGAGCTTGCAGGGTAG
- the folK gene encoding 2-amino-4-hydroxy-6-hydroxymethyldihydropteridine diphosphokinase, with amino-acid sequence MVRAYLGLGANVPPEEERLMEALARLSQGGLRIGKVSSLYRTEPWGRGDQPWFTNLAVEADTDLPPRALLALCQRVQRDLGRMDRGRWGPRELDIDILLYGGEVIAEPDLIVPHPRLPERRFVLVPLAEIAPEVRHPVLGRAIAELLAEVRDSRRVLRLKGITS; translated from the coding sequence ATGGTTAGGGCGTACCTGGGCCTTGGCGCCAATGTCCCCCCGGAGGAGGAGCGTCTGATGGAGGCGCTGGCCCGCCTGTCGCAAGGCGGGCTCAGGATCGGCAAGGTCTCCTCCCTGTACCGTACCGAGCCGTGGGGCCGTGGCGACCAGCCGTGGTTTACGAACTTGGCGGTGGAGGCGGACACGGATCTTCCGCCCCGGGCGCTCCTCGCCCTGTGCCAGCGGGTGCAGCGGGATCTCGGCCGGATGGACCGCGGGCGGTGGGGACCCCGGGAACTGGACATCGACATCCTCCTCTACGGAGGCGAGGTCATCGCCGAGCCCGATCTCATCGTGCCCCATCCCCGGCTCCCCGAGCGCCGGTTCGTGCTCGTGCCGCTGGCGGAGATCGCCCCGGAGGTCCGCCATCCCGTGCTTGGCCGCGCCATCGCCGAACTCCTGGCTGAGGTGAGAGATTCAAGGAGGGTCTTACGATTAAAGGGAATCACATCCTGA
- the rplT gene encoding 50S ribosomal protein L20: MRVPGGVKHGKRRQKVLELAKGFKGKRRTCYRIAKQSVVKALRHQYVSRKLRKRDMRRLWMVRIGAAARGHGLSYSRFMGGLRKAGVGLNRKMLAALALRDPDAFAQVVAVAKEATGA; the protein is encoded by the coding sequence ATGCGGGTGCCCGGAGGGGTAAAGCACGGCAAACGCCGGCAGAAGGTGTTGGAACTGGCCAAGGGGTTCAAGGGCAAGCGCCGGACGTGCTACCGCATCGCCAAGCAATCGGTGGTCAAGGCCCTGCGCCATCAGTACGTGTCGCGCAAGCTCAGGAAGCGGGACATGCGGCGGCTGTGGATGGTGCGCATCGGGGCCGCGGCGCGAGGGCACGGCCTGTCCTACTCCAGGTTCATGGGCGGGCTCAGGAAGGCCGGGGTCGGGCTGAACCGGAAGATGCTCGCCGCTTTGGCCTTGCGCGATCCGGACGCGTTCGCCCAAGTGGTGGCGGTGGCCAAGGAGGCCACGGGCGCGTGA
- the metG gene encoding methionine--tRNA ligase: MNTNVKRILVCSAWPYGSGMPHLGNLVGCLLSGDAFTRFYRLLGYEALHVSGTDAHGTKVEYEAAKLGITPRELADQVHHAIREVLEKFEIAIDNYTTTESPVHKEFVTQIYRDMERNGYIIAQEEERAFCQGCSRFLADRFILGTCPRCGYPHAQGNQCDVCGALLEPEMLLAPQCAFCRSTDIVRRPTRHWYLDLGKLAPQLLAYVGSRDFPGNVKLFTERLIQDGLRPRAVTRDIEWGIPAPFPGAEGKVIYVWAEAALGYVSATIEHFRRLGEEERWREFWFGEEVWHLYTHAKDNIPFHTIIFPAQLIASGRGYHLPDQIAATEYLNWIGGEQFSKTRRVGIFADEALALLPPVYWRFYLLYNRPETKDVEFSWEELDKAVNAILVDNIANFVHRVLSFIWSRHAGVVPDVATDPEVERAIDEAYAAVRRTVEEGALAPALRAVALLAGTGNEYFQRKAPWRTGDGEAVASAAHLVKALAILLEPFIPMFSREVYATLGITERALADVREGLRGRRLAVQPHPLLEHVDMEDLKGRYQAMKEEGLVSLEEFQRLDLRVGRILMAEEVAGADKLLRLLIDLGDRQAQAVAGIRKHYPVGDLPGRLVAVVANLKPATIRGIRSECMILAASDGTLALLAPDKQVEPGTRIR, from the coding sequence CGAGGCGCTGCACGTCTCCGGCACCGATGCCCACGGTACCAAGGTCGAGTACGAGGCAGCCAAGCTCGGCATCACCCCGCGGGAGCTCGCCGATCAGGTCCACCACGCGATCCGCGAGGTGCTCGAAAAGTTCGAGATCGCCATCGACAACTACACCACCACCGAATCCCCCGTGCACAAGGAGTTCGTCACCCAGATCTACCGCGACATGGAGCGAAATGGCTACATCATCGCGCAAGAAGAAGAGCGGGCCTTTTGCCAAGGGTGTAGCCGATTCCTCGCCGATCGCTTCATCCTCGGCACCTGCCCTCGCTGCGGATATCCCCACGCCCAAGGCAACCAGTGCGATGTGTGCGGGGCGCTCCTCGAGCCGGAGATGCTCCTTGCCCCCCAGTGCGCATTCTGTAGATCCACGGACATCGTCCGGCGGCCAACCCGCCACTGGTACCTGGACCTGGGAAAGCTTGCCCCGCAGCTCCTCGCCTACGTGGGGAGCCGCGACTTCCCGGGGAACGTCAAGCTGTTTACGGAGCGCCTGATCCAGGACGGGCTTAGGCCACGGGCGGTGACGCGAGACATCGAGTGGGGGATCCCCGCCCCGTTCCCGGGGGCGGAAGGGAAGGTCATCTACGTGTGGGCGGAGGCCGCCCTAGGGTACGTGTCCGCCACCATCGAGCACTTCCGGAGGCTGGGGGAAGAGGAACGGTGGCGGGAGTTCTGGTTCGGCGAAGAGGTCTGGCATCTCTACACCCACGCTAAGGACAACATCCCCTTCCACACCATCATCTTCCCTGCTCAACTCATCGCCTCCGGCCGTGGCTACCACCTGCCCGACCAGATCGCGGCCACGGAGTACCTCAACTGGATCGGAGGGGAGCAGTTCTCCAAGACCCGCCGGGTGGGGATCTTCGCCGACGAGGCGCTCGCCCTCTTGCCCCCGGTGTACTGGCGGTTTTACCTCCTCTACAACCGGCCGGAGACGAAGGACGTGGAGTTCTCGTGGGAGGAGCTCGACAAGGCGGTGAACGCGATCCTGGTGGACAACATCGCCAACTTCGTCCACCGGGTGCTCTCGTTCATCTGGTCGCGCCACGCCGGCGTGGTGCCCGATGTGGCCACCGATCCGGAGGTAGAGCGAGCCATCGACGAGGCCTATGCTGCGGTGCGGCGTACGGTGGAGGAGGGGGCGTTGGCCCCGGCCCTGCGGGCGGTGGCCCTGCTCGCCGGCACGGGGAACGAGTACTTCCAGCGCAAGGCACCGTGGCGGACCGGGGACGGGGAGGCGGTGGCGTCGGCCGCCCATCTTGTGAAGGCCCTGGCCATCCTGCTCGAGCCGTTCATCCCCATGTTCTCCCGGGAGGTGTACGCGACCTTGGGCATCACCGAGCGGGCGCTCGCTGACGTGCGCGAGGGGCTGCGGGGGCGCCGGCTGGCCGTCCAACCGCACCCCCTCCTGGAGCACGTGGACATGGAGGACCTGAAGGGGAGGTACCAGGCGATGAAAGAGGAGGGTCTGGTGAGCCTGGAGGAGTTCCAACGGCTGGACCTACGGGTGGGGCGGATCCTCATGGCCGAGGAGGTGGCCGGCGCGGACAAGCTTCTGCGCCTCCTGATCGACCTCGGGGACCGCCAGGCCCAAGCGGTGGCCGGGATCCGCAAGCACTACCCCGTCGGGGACCTTCCGGGCAGACTGGTGGCGGTGGTGGCCAACCTCAAGCCGGCCACGATCCGAGGAATTCGATCCGAGTGCATGATCCTCGCCGCGTCGGACGGAACGCTGGCCCTCCTTGCCCCGGATAAACAGGTGGAACCGGGGACCCGCATTCGCTAG
- a CDS encoding Rne/Rng family ribonuclease, translated as MEKTPAGPRKRVVIVEEGELVEVHFDMPGRRPLVGNIYKGKVETVLPGMGAAFVNVGERKALFLSEHEINDAMLIAKGFEPWRGPAPIQKVLRPGDSVLIQVRREGVGKKNPQGTTKISLPGRYWVFLPREDRVGISRRVEDRDIGRRLRQIAYELKQPGEGLIARTAAHRASKEDLERDFKYLLGIWKGIEEAAAESTAPKLLHEPLDLVRTIVRDRFLDEMDSLIVDEEAQYKEILDFLGYLHLERLKGRVKLYRGTMPLFVRYDIERQLREALQRRVPLKAGGFLTVDETEALTAIDVNTGSDVRHRNQDAAILNTNLEAAKEIPRILRLRKISGIIVIDFVDMASEKDERKVIERLQEELRKDRVPADFIEITKLGLVEITRRKEGESLAAMLGDMEED; from the coding sequence GTGGAGAAGACGCCGGCCGGTCCGAGAAAGCGGGTGGTCATCGTCGAGGAGGGGGAACTGGTGGAGGTGCACTTCGACATGCCGGGCCGACGGCCGCTGGTGGGCAACATCTACAAGGGCAAGGTGGAGACGGTTCTCCCCGGGATGGGCGCGGCGTTCGTGAACGTGGGGGAACGGAAGGCCCTGTTTCTGTCCGAGCACGAGATCAACGATGCGATGCTGATCGCCAAGGGGTTTGAGCCATGGCGCGGCCCGGCCCCGATCCAGAAGGTCCTCCGCCCCGGAGACTCGGTCCTCATCCAGGTCCGCCGGGAGGGTGTCGGCAAGAAAAACCCCCAGGGGACGACGAAGATCAGCCTGCCGGGGCGGTACTGGGTGTTCCTGCCGCGGGAGGACCGGGTGGGCATCTCCCGCCGGGTGGAGGACCGCGACATCGGGAGGCGGCTCCGCCAGATCGCGTACGAACTCAAGCAACCCGGGGAGGGGCTGATCGCCCGCACCGCGGCCCATCGAGCGTCCAAGGAGGACCTGGAGCGGGATTTCAAGTATCTCCTCGGCATCTGGAAGGGGATCGAGGAAGCGGCCGCGGAGAGCACCGCCCCCAAGCTCCTCCACGAGCCCCTGGACCTCGTGCGGACCATCGTCCGCGACCGGTTCCTGGACGAGATGGATTCCCTCATCGTCGACGAGGAGGCCCAGTACAAGGAGATCCTGGACTTCCTCGGATATCTACACCTTGAGCGACTGAAGGGGCGGGTGAAGCTGTACCGGGGCACGATGCCCCTGTTCGTGCGCTACGACATCGAGCGGCAGCTTCGGGAGGCGCTGCAGCGGCGGGTGCCCTTAAAGGCGGGGGGGTTCCTGACCGTGGACGAGACCGAGGCGCTGACGGCGATCGACGTGAACACCGGGTCCGACGTGCGCCATCGCAACCAAGACGCGGCGATCCTCAACACCAACCTCGAGGCGGCCAAGGAGATCCCCCGGATCCTGAGGCTTCGCAAGATCTCGGGGATCATCGTCATCGACTTCGTGGACATGGCCAGCGAAAAGGACGAGCGCAAGGTGATCGAGCGGCTGCAAGAGGAGCTTCGAAAGGACCGGGTGCCGGCGGACTTCATCGAGATCACCAAGCTAGGCCTGGTGGAGATCACCCGTCGCAAGGAGGGGGAATCGCTGGCGGCGATGCTGGGGGACATGGAGGAGGATTAA
- a CDS encoding dihydroneopterin aldolase gives MTVSVGVRGLRFMGRVGWQDEERRMSRPLLVDVEIGVDYDGSGELSGTVDLEAVVRTVTTLEGKTFRLLEDLASVVAGAAVGLSPRVRWARVRVHKLSPPLPSPVDAEFVEVVCERDG, from the coding sequence GTGACGGTCAGCGTGGGCGTGCGCGGCCTGCGGTTCATGGGCCGCGTGGGATGGCAAGACGAGGAGCGGCGGATGAGCCGTCCGCTCCTCGTGGACGTGGAGATCGGGGTGGACTACGACGGGTCGGGAGAGCTTTCCGGGACGGTGGACCTGGAGGCGGTGGTGCGGACGGTCACGACGCTCGAGGGGAAGACATTCCGCCTCCTGGAGGACCTGGCCAGCGTCGTTGCCGGGGCGGCCGTGGGGCTTTCGCCCCGGGTGCGCTGGGCCAGGGTGCGCGTGCACAAACTGTCCCCGCCCCTCCCTTCCCCGGTGGATGCGGAGTTCGTCGAGGTGGTTTGCGAACGGGATGGTTAG
- the nadD gene encoding nicotinate-nucleotide adenylyltransferase: MQGRTGLFGGTFNPIHLGHLRVAEEALRQFGLRQIVFLPTGHPPHREVDDGVPGEQRYAMVKLAVEGRPKFTVSRYEVDRPGPCYTVDTIAAMKAEHPEGVAYIVGADIFSRIEIWHDWPRLLGSAPFIVAPRPGVDMTVFHRAPFAQAELHFLEMPLINLSSAEVRRRYREGLSTAGMVPEAVDRFIRRHRLYGVVGRDEPS, encoded by the coding sequence TTGCAGGGTAGGACCGGGCTATTCGGGGGGACGTTCAACCCCATCCACCTCGGGCACCTGCGGGTGGCCGAGGAGGCCCTCCGTCAGTTCGGCCTGAGGCAGATCGTGTTCCTGCCCACCGGGCACCCCCCCCACCGCGAGGTGGACGACGGCGTCCCCGGCGAGCAACGGTACGCGATGGTGAAGCTCGCGGTAGAGGGGCGGCCCAAGTTCACGGTGTCCCGGTACGAGGTGGACCGCCCCGGGCCGTGCTACACGGTGGACACCATCGCCGCGATGAAGGCGGAGCACCCGGAGGGGGTAGCGTACATCGTGGGAGCGGACATCTTCTCCCGCATCGAGATCTGGCACGACTGGCCCAGATTGCTTGGGAGCGCCCCGTTCATCGTGGCCCCGCGACCGGGGGTGGACATGACCGTGTTCCACCGCGCCCCGTTCGCGCAGGCCGAGCTCCACTTCCTGGAGATGCCGCTGATCAACCTCTCGTCCGCGGAGGTGCGACGGCGCTACCGGGAAGGGCTTTCCACAGCGGGCATGGTGCCGGAGGCGGTGGACCGGTTCATCCGCCGCCACCGGCTGTACGGCGTGGTTGGACGGGATGAACCTAGCTAG
- the rpmA gene encoding 50S ribosomal protein L27 produces MAHKSSQGSTQNIHDSPGQRLGVKRFGGELVWPGCIIIRQRGTRFHPGRGVGMGRDFTLFATTTGLVKFAGRNRKYVNVIPIDEGG; encoded by the coding sequence ATGGCCCACAAGAGCAGTCAGGGTTCTACCCAGAACATCCACGATTCCCCGGGGCAGCGCCTGGGCGTGAAGCGCTTCGGCGGCGAGCTGGTATGGCCCGGGTGCATCATCATCCGGCAGCGGGGAACCCGGTTCCACCCGGGCCGGGGCGTGGGCATGGGACGGGATTTCACCCTGTTCGCTACGACCACGGGGCTCGTGAAGTTCGCCGGGCGGAACCGCAAGTACGTGAACGTCATCCCCATCGACGAGGGGGGATAG